A stretch of Pygocentrus nattereri isolate fPygNat1 chromosome 8, fPygNat1.pri, whole genome shotgun sequence DNA encodes these proteins:
- the LOC108441490 gene encoding collagen alpha-1(I) chain-like isoform X1 produces the protein MEILLWLVCLSHLWVCQVLSSPVRCQINQPQLQDVEHLSGYTDAQSTFIQQVSDYHKASVIEDVLAALLSLGSISDPMEARRVYLETQGLILSSGKNDSGTVSPPAKANGTAALQPGSEEGSGELGPPTEGLVLQPVSGEVSPPAETTLLHPGSEKGVSGEVNPPAEAAEATASQPGSEKASSGEVSPPAEPTVLQPGFEKASSRNLSPPAEPTVSQPGSEKASSGEVSPPAEPTVSQPGSEKASSGEVSPPAEPTVSQPGSEKASSGEVNPPAEPTVLQPGSEKASSGEVNPPAEPTVSQPGSEKASSGEVSPPAETTLLHPGSEKGVSGEVNPPAEAAEATASQPGSEKASSGEVSPPAEPTVLQPGFEKASSRNLSPPAEPTVSQPGSEKASSGEVNPPAEPTVSQPGSEKASSGEVSPPAEPTVSQPGSEKASSGEVSSPAEPTVSQPGSEKASSGEVSSPAEPTVSQPGSEKASSGEMNPPAEHTVSQPGSEKASSGEVNPPAEHTVSQPGSEKASSGEVSPPTEPTVSQPGSEKASSGEVSPPAEPIVSQPGSEKASSGEVSPPAEPIVSQPGSEKASSGEVSPPAEPTVSQPGSEKASSGEVNPPAEPTVSQPGSEKASSGEVSPPAEPTVSQPGSEKASSRNLSPPAEPTVSQPGSANASSGEVNPPAEATALQPGFERGSSRDLSPPAEAGKAIPSQPGSEKVTSGKVSPAAEAGKAVPSQPGSEKVTSGKVSPAAEAGKAVPSQPGSGKGSTGKVSPPSQAGETVLSGSKKGSSGKVSPPAEAGKAVPSQLGSEKVTSGKVSPAAEAGKAVQSQPGSGKVTSGKVSPAAEAGKAVPSQPGSGKVTSGKVSPPSQAGETVLSGSKKGSSGKVSPAAEAGKAMPSQPGSGKVTSGKVSPAAEAGKAMPSQPGSGKSSAGKVSPPSQAGETVLSESKKGFSRKVGPLSQAGEAVLLRPGSGKDSYGKSKCGHLNQKWSVRVSRW, from the exons ATGGAAATTCTCCTTTGGTTGGTTTGTTTAAGTCATCTGTGGGTTTGCCAAG TGCTAAGCTCTCCTGTTAGATGCCAGATAAACCAGCCACAGCTCCAAGATGTGGAACATTTATCTGGCTACACAG atgCACAGTCGACCTTTATCCAGCAAGTGAGTGACTACCATAAGGCTTCAGTGATAGAGGATGTCTTGGCTGCACTACTCTCTCTAGGAAGCATATCTGACCCTATGGAGGCACGAAGAG TGTACTTGGAAACTCAAGGCTTAATTCTTAGTTCTGGAAAGAATGATTCTGGAACTGTGAGCCCTCCTGCAAAAGCCAATGGAACTGCAGCATTGCAGCCTGGATCTGAGGAGGGTTCTGGAGAATTGGGCCCTCCTACAGAAGGTCTGGTGTTGCAACCTGTGTCTGGAGAAGTGAGCCCTCCTGCAGAAACCACACTGTTGCATCCTGGATCTGAGAAGGGTGTGTCTGGAGAAGTAAACCCTCCTGCAGAAGCTGCTGAAGCCACAGCATCACAGCCTGGATCCGAGAAGGCTTCATCTGGAGAAGTGAGCCCTCCTGCAGAACCCACCGTGTTGCAGCCTGGATTCGAGAAGGCTTCTTCCAGAAATCTAAGCCCTCCTGCAGAGCCCACCGTGTCGCAGCCTGGATCTGAGAAGGCTTCTTCTGGAGAAGTGAGCCCTCCTGCAGAACCCACCGTGTCGCAGCCTGGATCCGAGAAGGCTTCTTCTGGAGAAGTGAGCCCTCCTGCAGAACCCACCGTGTCGCAGCCTGGATCCGAGAAGGCTTCTTCCGGAGAAGTGAACCCTCCTGCAGAACCCACCGTGTTGCAGCCTGGATCCGAGAAGGCTTCTTCTGGAGAAGTGAACCCTCCTGCAGAACCCACCGTGTCGCAGCCTGGATCCGAGAAGGCTTCATCTGGAGAAGTGAGCCCTCCTGCAGAAACCACACTGTTGCATCCTGGATCTGAGAAGGGTGTGTCTGGAGAAGTAAACCCTCCTGCAGAAGCTGCTGAAGCCACAGCATCACAGCCTGGATCCGAGAAGGCTTCATCTGGAGAAGTGAGCCCTCCTGCAGAACCCACTGTGTTGCAGCCTGGATTCGAGAAGGCTTCTTCCAGAAATCTAAGCCCTCCTGCAGAACCCACCGTGTCGCAGCCTGGATCTGAGAAGGCTTCTTCCGGAGAAGTGAACCCTCCTGCAGAGCCCACCGTGTCGCAGCCTGGATCTGAGAAGGCTTCTTCCGGAGAAGTGAGCCCTCCTGCAGAACCCACCGTGTCGCAGCCTGGATCCGAGAAGGCTTCTTCTGGAGAAGTGAGCTCTCCTGCAGAACCCACCGTGTCGCAGCCTGGATCCGAGAAGGCTTCTTCTGGAGAAGTGAGCTCTCCTGCAGAACCCACCGTTTCGCAGCCTGGATCCGAGAAGGCTTCTTCCGGAGAAATGAACCCTCCTGCAGAACACACCGTGTCGCAGCCTGGATCCGAGAAGGCTTCTTCCGGAGAAGTGAACCCTCCTGCAGAACACACCGTGTCGCAGCCTGGATCCGAGAAGGCTTCTTCCGGAGAAGTGAGCCCTCCTACAGAACCCACCGTGTCGCAGCCTGGATCCGAGAAGGCTTCTTCTGGAGAAGTGAGCCCTCCTGCAGAACCCATCGTGTCGCAGCCTGGATCCGAGAAGGCTTCTTCTGGAGAAGTGAGCCCTCCTGCAGAACCCATCGTGTCGCAGCCTGGATCCGAGAAG GCTTCTTCTGGAGAAGTGAGCCCTCCTGCAGAACCCACCGTGTCGCAGCCTGGATCCGAGAAGGCTTCTTCCGGAGAAGTGAACCCTCCTGCAGAACCCACCGTGTCGCAGCCTGGATCCGAGAAGGCTTCTTCTGGAGAAGTGAGCCCTCCTGCAGAACCCACCGTGTCGCAGCCTGGATCCGAGAAGGCTTCTTCCAGAAATCTGAGCCCTCCTGCAGAACCCACCGTGTCACAGCCTGGATCCGCAAATGCTTCTTCTGGAGAAGTAAACCCTCCTGCAGAAGCCACAGCATTGCAGCCTGGATTTGAGAGGGGTTCTTCCAGAGATCTGAGCCCTCCTGCAGAAGCTGGCAAAGCCATTCCATCACAACCTGGATCTGAGAAGGTTACTTCTGGAAAAGTGAGCCCTGCTGCAGAAGCTGGCAAAGCTGTGCCATCACAACCTGGATCTGAGAAGGTTACTTCTGGAAAAGTGAGCCCTGCTGCAGAAGCTGGCAAAGCCGTGCCATCACAACCTGGATCTGGGAAGGGTTCTACTGGAAAAGTGAGCCCTCCTTCACAAGCAGGTGAAACTGTGCTGTCTGGTtccaagaagggttcttctgGAAAAGTGAGCCCTCCTGCAGAAGCTGGCAAAGCTGTGCCATCACAACTTGGATCTGAGAAGGTTACTTCTGGAAAAGTGAGCCCTGCTGCAGAAGCTGGCAAAGCTGTGCAATCACAACCTGGATCTGGGAAGGTTACTTCTGGAAAAGTGAGCCCTGCTGCAGAAGCTGGCAAAGCCGTGCCATCACAACCTGGATCTGGGAAGGTTACTTCTGGAAAAGTGAGCCCTCCTTCACAAGCAGGTGAAACTGTGCTGTCTGGAtccaagaagggttcttctgGAAAAGTGAGCCCTGCTGCAGAAGCTGGCAAAGCCATGCCATCACAACCTGGATCTGGGAAGGTTACTTCTGGAAAAGTGAGCCCTGCTGCAGAAGCTGGCAAAGCCATGCCATCACAACCTGGATCTGGGAAAAGTTCTGCTGGAAAAGTGAGCCCTCCTTCACAAGCAGGTGAAACTGTGCTGTCTGAATCCAAGAAGGGTTTTTCTCGAAAAGTGGGCCCTCTTTCACAGGCAGGTGAAGCTGTGCTGCTGCGGCCTGGATCTGGGAAGGATTCTTATGGAAAG AGCAAATGTGGTCACTTGAATCAGAAGTGGAGTGTGAGGGTTTCACGGTGGTGA
- the LOC108441490 gene encoding collagen alpha-2(XI) chain-like isoform X3, producing the protein MEILLWLVCLSHLWVCQVLSSPVRCQINQPQLQDVEHLSGYTDAQSTFIQQVSDYHKASVIEDVLAALLSLGSISDPMEARRVYLETQGLILSSGKNDSGTVSPPAKANGTAALQPGSEEGSGELGPPTEGLVLQPVSGEVSPPAETTLLHPGSEKGVSGEVNPPAEAAEATASQPGSEKASSGEVSPPAEPTVLQPGFEKASSRNLSPPAEPTVSQPGSEKASSGEVNPPAEPTVSQPGSEKASSGEVSPPAEPTVSQPGSEKASSGEVSSPAEPTVSQPGSEKASSGEVSSPAEPTVSQPGSEKASSGEMNPPAEHTVSQPGSEKASSGEVNPPAEHTVSQPGSEKASSGEVSPPTEPTVSQPGSEKASSGEVSPPAEPIVSQPGSEKASSGEVSPPAEPIVSQPGSEKASSGEVSPPAEPTVSQPGSEKASSGEVNPPAEPTVSQPGSEKASSGEVSPPAEPTVSQPGSEKASSRNLSPPAEPTVSQPGSANASSGEVNPPAEATALQPGFERGSSRDLSPPAEAGKAIPSQPGSEKVTSGKVSPAAEAGKAVPSQPGSEKVTSGKVSPAAEAGKAVPSQPGSGKGSTGKVSPPSQAGETVLSGSKKGSSGKVSPPAEAGKAVPSQLGSEKVTSGKVSPAAEAGKAVQSQPGSGKVTSGKVSPAAEAGKAVPSQPGSGKVTSGKVSPPSQAGETVLSGSKKGSSGKVSPAAEAGKAMPSQPGSGKVTSGKVSPAAEAGKAMPSQPGSGKSSAGKVSPPSQAGETVLSESKKGFSRKVGPLSQAGEAVLLRPGSGKDSYGKSKCGHLNQKWSVRVSRW; encoded by the exons ATGGAAATTCTCCTTTGGTTGGTTTGTTTAAGTCATCTGTGGGTTTGCCAAG TGCTAAGCTCTCCTGTTAGATGCCAGATAAACCAGCCACAGCTCCAAGATGTGGAACATTTATCTGGCTACACAG atgCACAGTCGACCTTTATCCAGCAAGTGAGTGACTACCATAAGGCTTCAGTGATAGAGGATGTCTTGGCTGCACTACTCTCTCTAGGAAGCATATCTGACCCTATGGAGGCACGAAGAG TGTACTTGGAAACTCAAGGCTTAATTCTTAGTTCTGGAAAGAATGATTCTGGAACTGTGAGCCCTCCTGCAAAAGCCAATGGAACTGCAGCATTGCAGCCTGGATCTGAGGAGGGTTCTGGAGAATTGGGCCCTCCTACAGAAGGTCTGGTGTTGCAACCTGTGTCTGGAGAAGTGAGCCCTCCTGCAGAAACCACACTGTTGCATCCTGGATCTGAGAAGG GTGTGTCTGGAGAAGTAAACCCTCCTGCAGAAGCTGCTGAAGCCACAGCATCACAGCCTGGATCCGAGAAGGCTTCATCTGGAGAAGTGAGCCCTCCTGCAGAACCCACTGTGTTGCAGCCTGGATTCGAGAAGGCTTCTTCCAGAAATCTAAGCCCTCCTGCAGAACCCACCGTGTCGCAGCCTGGATCTGAGAAGGCTTCTTCCGGAGAAGTGAACCCTCCTGCAGAGCCCACCGTGTCGCAGCCTGGATCTGAGAAGGCTTCTTCCGGAGAAGTGAGCCCTCCTGCAGAACCCACCGTGTCGCAGCCTGGATCCGAGAAGGCTTCTTCTGGAGAAGTGAGCTCTCCTGCAGAACCCACCGTGTCGCAGCCTGGATCCGAGAAGGCTTCTTCTGGAGAAGTGAGCTCTCCTGCAGAACCCACCGTTTCGCAGCCTGGATCCGAGAAGGCTTCTTCCGGAGAAATGAACCCTCCTGCAGAACACACCGTGTCGCAGCCTGGATCCGAGAAGGCTTCTTCCGGAGAAGTGAACCCTCCTGCAGAACACACCGTGTCGCAGCCTGGATCCGAGAAGGCTTCTTCCGGAGAAGTGAGCCCTCCTACAGAACCCACCGTGTCGCAGCCTGGATCCGAGAAGGCTTCTTCTGGAGAAGTGAGCCCTCCTGCAGAACCCATCGTGTCGCAGCCTGGATCCGAGAAGGCTTCTTCTGGAGAAGTGAGCCCTCCTGCAGAACCCATCGTGTCGCAGCCTGGATCCGAGAAG GCTTCTTCTGGAGAAGTGAGCCCTCCTGCAGAACCCACCGTGTCGCAGCCTGGATCCGAGAAGGCTTCTTCCGGAGAAGTGAACCCTCCTGCAGAACCCACCGTGTCGCAGCCTGGATCCGAGAAGGCTTCTTCTGGAGAAGTGAGCCCTCCTGCAGAACCCACCGTGTCGCAGCCTGGATCCGAGAAGGCTTCTTCCAGAAATCTGAGCCCTCCTGCAGAACCCACCGTGTCACAGCCTGGATCCGCAAATGCTTCTTCTGGAGAAGTAAACCCTCCTGCAGAAGCCACAGCATTGCAGCCTGGATTTGAGAGGGGTTCTTCCAGAGATCTGAGCCCTCCTGCAGAAGCTGGCAAAGCCATTCCATCACAACCTGGATCTGAGAAGGTTACTTCTGGAAAAGTGAGCCCTGCTGCAGAAGCTGGCAAAGCTGTGCCATCACAACCTGGATCTGAGAAGGTTACTTCTGGAAAAGTGAGCCCTGCTGCAGAAGCTGGCAAAGCCGTGCCATCACAACCTGGATCTGGGAAGGGTTCTACTGGAAAAGTGAGCCCTCCTTCACAAGCAGGTGAAACTGTGCTGTCTGGTtccaagaagggttcttctgGAAAAGTGAGCCCTCCTGCAGAAGCTGGCAAAGCTGTGCCATCACAACTTGGATCTGAGAAGGTTACTTCTGGAAAAGTGAGCCCTGCTGCAGAAGCTGGCAAAGCTGTGCAATCACAACCTGGATCTGGGAAGGTTACTTCTGGAAAAGTGAGCCCTGCTGCAGAAGCTGGCAAAGCCGTGCCATCACAACCTGGATCTGGGAAGGTTACTTCTGGAAAAGTGAGCCCTCCTTCACAAGCAGGTGAAACTGTGCTGTCTGGAtccaagaagggttcttctgGAAAAGTGAGCCCTGCTGCAGAAGCTGGCAAAGCCATGCCATCACAACCTGGATCTGGGAAGGTTACTTCTGGAAAAGTGAGCCCTGCTGCAGAAGCTGGCAAAGCCATGCCATCACAACCTGGATCTGGGAAAAGTTCTGCTGGAAAAGTGAGCCCTCCTTCACAAGCAGGTGAAACTGTGCTGTCTGAATCCAAGAAGGGTTTTTCTCGAAAAGTGGGCCCTCTTTCACAGGCAGGTGAAGCTGTGCTGCTGCGGCCTGGATCTGGGAAGGATTCTTATGGAAAG AGCAAATGTGGTCACTTGAATCAGAAGTGGAGTGTGAGGGTTTCACGGTGGTGA
- the LOC108441490 gene encoding collagen alpha-1(I) chain-like isoform X2, giving the protein MEILLWLVCLSHLWVCQVLSSPVRCQINQPQLQDVEHLSGYTDAQSTFIQQVSDYHKASVIEDVLAALLSLGSISDPMEARRVYLETQGLILSSGKNDSGTVSPPAKANGTAALQPGSEEGSGELGPPTEGLVLQPVSGEVSPPAETTLLHPGSEKGVSGEVNPPAEAAEATASQPGSEKASSGEVSPPAEPTVLQPGFEKASSRNLSPPAEPTVSQPGSEKASSGEVSPPAEPTVSQPGSEKASSGEVSPPAEPTVSQPGSEKASSGEVNPPAEPTVLQPGSEKASSGEVNPPAEPTVSQPGSEKASSGEVSPPAETTLLHPGSEKGVSGEVNPPAEAAEATASQPGSEKASSGEVSPPAEPTVLQPGFEKASSRNLSPPAEPTVSQPGSEKASSGEVNPPAEPTVSQPGSEKASSGEVSPPAEPTVSQPGSEKASSGEVSSPAEPTVSQPGSEKASSGEVSSPAEPTVSQPGSEKASSGEMNPPAEHTVSQPGSEKASSGEVSPPAEPTVSQPGSEKASSGEVNPPAEPTVSQPGSEKASSGEVSPPAEPTVSQPGSEKASSRNLSPPAEPTVSQPGSANASSGEVNPPAEATALQPGFERGSSRDLSPPAEAGKAIPSQPGSEKVTSGKVSPAAEAGKAVPSQPGSEKVTSGKVSPAAEAGKAVPSQPGSGKGSTGKVSPPSQAGETVLSGSKKGSSGKVSPPAEAGKAVPSQLGSEKVTSGKVSPAAEAGKAVQSQPGSGKVTSGKVSPAAEAGKAVPSQPGSGKVTSGKVSPPSQAGETVLSGSKKGSSGKVSPAAEAGKAMPSQPGSGKVTSGKVSPAAEAGKAMPSQPGSGKSSAGKVSPPSQAGETVLSESKKGFSRKVGPLSQAGEAVLLRPGSGKDSYGKSKCGHLNQKWSVRVSRW; this is encoded by the exons ATGGAAATTCTCCTTTGGTTGGTTTGTTTAAGTCATCTGTGGGTTTGCCAAG TGCTAAGCTCTCCTGTTAGATGCCAGATAAACCAGCCACAGCTCCAAGATGTGGAACATTTATCTGGCTACACAG atgCACAGTCGACCTTTATCCAGCAAGTGAGTGACTACCATAAGGCTTCAGTGATAGAGGATGTCTTGGCTGCACTACTCTCTCTAGGAAGCATATCTGACCCTATGGAGGCACGAAGAG TGTACTTGGAAACTCAAGGCTTAATTCTTAGTTCTGGAAAGAATGATTCTGGAACTGTGAGCCCTCCTGCAAAAGCCAATGGAACTGCAGCATTGCAGCCTGGATCTGAGGAGGGTTCTGGAGAATTGGGCCCTCCTACAGAAGGTCTGGTGTTGCAACCTGTGTCTGGAGAAGTGAGCCCTCCTGCAGAAACCACACTGTTGCATCCTGGATCTGAGAAGGGTGTGTCTGGAGAAGTAAACCCTCCTGCAGAAGCTGCTGAAGCCACAGCATCACAGCCTGGATCCGAGAAGGCTTCATCTGGAGAAGTGAGCCCTCCTGCAGAACCCACCGTGTTGCAGCCTGGATTCGAGAAGGCTTCTTCCAGAAATCTAAGCCCTCCTGCAGAGCCCACCGTGTCGCAGCCTGGATCTGAGAAGGCTTCTTCTGGAGAAGTGAGCCCTCCTGCAGAACCCACCGTGTCGCAGCCTGGATCCGAGAAGGCTTCTTCTGGAGAAGTGAGCCCTCCTGCAGAACCCACCGTGTCGCAGCCTGGATCCGAGAAGGCTTCTTCCGGAGAAGTGAACCCTCCTGCAGAACCCACCGTGTTGCAGCCTGGATCCGAGAAGGCTTCTTCTGGAGAAGTGAACCCTCCTGCAGAACCCACCGTGTCGCAGCCTGGATCCGAGAAGGCTTCATCTGGAGAAGTGAGCCCTCCTGCAGAAACCACACTGTTGCATCCTGGATCTGAGAAGGGTGTGTCTGGAGAAGTAAACCCTCCTGCAGAAGCTGCTGAAGCCACAGCATCACAGCCTGGATCCGAGAAGGCTTCATCTGGAGAAGTGAGCCCTCCTGCAGAACCCACTGTGTTGCAGCCTGGATTCGAGAAGGCTTCTTCCAGAAATCTAAGCCCTCCTGCAGAACCCACCGTGTCGCAGCCTGGATCTGAGAAGGCTTCTTCCGGAGAAGTGAACCCTCCTGCAGAGCCCACCGTGTCGCAGCCTGGATCTGAGAAGGCTTCTTCCGGAGAAGTGAGCCCTCCTGCAGAACCCACCGTGTCGCAGCCTGGATCCGAGAAGGCTTCTTCTGGAGAAGTGAGCTCTCCTGCAGAACCCACCGTGTCGCAGCCTGGATCCGAGAAGGCTTCTTCTGGAGAAGTGAGCTCTCCTGCAGAACCCACCGTTTCGCAGCCTGGATCCGAGAAGGCTTCTTCCGGAGAAATGAACCCTCCTGCAGAACACACCGTGTCGCAGCCTGGATCCGAGAAG GCTTCTTCTGGAGAAGTGAGCCCTCCTGCAGAACCCACCGTGTCGCAGCCTGGATCCGAGAAGGCTTCTTCCGGAGAAGTGAACCCTCCTGCAGAACCCACCGTGTCGCAGCCTGGATCCGAGAAGGCTTCTTCTGGAGAAGTGAGCCCTCCTGCAGAACCCACCGTGTCGCAGCCTGGATCCGAGAAGGCTTCTTCCAGAAATCTGAGCCCTCCTGCAGAACCCACCGTGTCACAGCCTGGATCCGCAAATGCTTCTTCTGGAGAAGTAAACCCTCCTGCAGAAGCCACAGCATTGCAGCCTGGATTTGAGAGGGGTTCTTCCAGAGATCTGAGCCCTCCTGCAGAAGCTGGCAAAGCCATTCCATCACAACCTGGATCTGAGAAGGTTACTTCTGGAAAAGTGAGCCCTGCTGCAGAAGCTGGCAAAGCTGTGCCATCACAACCTGGATCTGAGAAGGTTACTTCTGGAAAAGTGAGCCCTGCTGCAGAAGCTGGCAAAGCCGTGCCATCACAACCTGGATCTGGGAAGGGTTCTACTGGAAAAGTGAGCCCTCCTTCACAAGCAGGTGAAACTGTGCTGTCTGGTtccaagaagggttcttctgGAAAAGTGAGCCCTCCTGCAGAAGCTGGCAAAGCTGTGCCATCACAACTTGGATCTGAGAAGGTTACTTCTGGAAAAGTGAGCCCTGCTGCAGAAGCTGGCAAAGCTGTGCAATCACAACCTGGATCTGGGAAGGTTACTTCTGGAAAAGTGAGCCCTGCTGCAGAAGCTGGCAAAGCCGTGCCATCACAACCTGGATCTGGGAAGGTTACTTCTGGAAAAGTGAGCCCTCCTTCACAAGCAGGTGAAACTGTGCTGTCTGGAtccaagaagggttcttctgGAAAAGTGAGCCCTGCTGCAGAAGCTGGCAAAGCCATGCCATCACAACCTGGATCTGGGAAGGTTACTTCTGGAAAAGTGAGCCCTGCTGCAGAAGCTGGCAAAGCCATGCCATCACAACCTGGATCTGGGAAAAGTTCTGCTGGAAAAGTGAGCCCTCCTTCACAAGCAGGTGAAACTGTGCTGTCTGAATCCAAGAAGGGTTTTTCTCGAAAAGTGGGCCCTCTTTCACAGGCAGGTGAAGCTGTGCTGCTGCGGCCTGGATCTGGGAAGGATTCTTATGGAAAG AGCAAATGTGGTCACTTGAATCAGAAGTGGAGTGTGAGGGTTTCACGGTGGTGA
- the LOC119263882 gene encoding fibrous sheath CABYR-binding protein-like, producing MLQKKKKRKKRATMEILLWLCLSHLWVCQVLSSPVRCQINQPQLQDVEHLSGYTDAQSTFIQQVSDYRKASVMDDVLAALLSLGSISDPMEAQRVYLEIQGLILGSGKNYSGKVSPPAKASGTAASLPGSEEGSGEVSPPAKASGTAASLPGSEEGSGEVSPPAKASGAAASLPGSEEGSGEVSPPAKASGAVASLPGSEEGSGEVSPPAEASRAAVSLPGSEEGSGEVSPPAEASRAAVSLPGSEEGSGEVSPPAENPPEKDSSGGVNLPAKAGKAVPSQPGSKKGSSGEVGSYGKVSPPADPEQLRLLESEVECEGFTAVNAAGHVSQDEAFSHVVPQEFLST from the exons atgttacaaaaaaaaaaaaagaggaaaaaaagggcCACCATGGAAATTCTTCTTTGGTTGTGTTTAAGTCATCTGTGGGTTTGCCAAG TGCTAAGCTCTCCTGTTAGATGTCAGATAAACCAGCCACAGCTCCAAGATGTGGAACATTTATCTGGCTACACAG atgCACAGTCGACCTTTATCCAGCAAGTGAGTGACTACCGTAAGGCTTCAGTGATGGATGATGTCTTGGCTGCTCTACTCTCTCTGGGAAGCATATCTGACCCTATGGAGGCACAAAGAG TGTACTTGGAAATTCAGGGATTAATTCTTGGTTCTGGAAAAAATTATTCTGGAAAGGTGAGCCCTCCTGCAAAAGCCAGTGGAACCGCAGCATCGCTGCCTGGATCCGAGGAGGGTTCTGGAGAAGTGAGCCCTCCTGCAAAAGCCAGCGGAACCGCAGCATCGCTGCCTGGATCCGAGGAGGGTTCTGGAGAAGTGAGCCCTCCTGCAAAAGCCAGCGGAGCCGCAGCATCGCTGCCTGGATCCGAGGAGGGTTCTGGAGAAGTGAGCCCTCCTGCAAAAGCCAGCGGAGCCGTAGCATCGCTGCCTGGATCTGAGGAGGGTTCTGGAGAAGTGAGCCCTCCTGCAGAAGCCAGCAGAGCCGCAGTGTCGCTGCCTGGATCCGAGGAGGGTTCTGGAGAAGTGAGCCCTCCTGCAGAAGCCAGCAGAGCCGCAGTGTCGCTGCCTGGATCCGAGGAGGGTTCTGGAGAAGTGAGCCCTCCTGCAGAGAATCCTCCTGAGAAGGATTCTTCTGGAGGAGTGAACCTTCCTGCAAAAGCTGGCAAAGCTGTACCGTCACAACCTGGAtccaagaagggttcttctgGAGAAGTGGGTTCTTATGGAAAAGTGAGCCCTCCAGCAGATCCAG AGCAATTGAGGTTGCTTGAATCAGAAGTGGAGTGTGAGGGTTTCACGGCGGTGAATGCTGCTGGCCATGTGTCCCAGGATGAAGCCTTCAGTCATGTGGTGCCCCAAGAATTTCTGAGCACATAA